The Brevibacillus brevis genome contains a region encoding:
- a CDS encoding head maturation protease, ClpP-related: protein MPKRIEVRGVIIPNDHQWIYDLFEMDATSPGKISKAIAEANGDDLEVIINSGGGDVYSGSEIYTMLKSHPAGVDVQIVGVAASAASVASMGGKKVRMSPTAQFMIHNAKTRTQGDKWEHRHTADFLQAVDKSIANAYRLKTGLSQNELSTLMNRETWMTAQEALAKGFIDEIMFDDSNQLSAVAHAGIEMIPQQVIDRVRNEIMKFQTEGASSMLVTNQTQVIDPQPPTASNTAAAPQPPAPTQVQNTQDAAAQERERLRAIDSIAANIDPALVNEAKYGENPMTAADLALKAIQEGKMINNGIFNAAVAANQASGAPGVTAQSQQQNTEKEYDLNNLKDVNAVFQQLAHAHSMQRLQK from the coding sequence ATGCCAAAACGGATTGAAGTTAGAGGCGTAATCATACCGAATGACCATCAATGGATTTATGACTTATTCGAAATGGATGCAACAAGCCCAGGAAAAATATCGAAAGCTATTGCGGAAGCAAACGGCGATGATCTTGAGGTCATTATCAACTCAGGCGGTGGTGATGTTTATTCGGGCAGTGAAATCTATACCATGTTGAAAAGCCATCCAGCTGGTGTTGACGTCCAAATCGTTGGCGTGGCAGCTAGTGCTGCTTCTGTCGCGTCCATGGGTGGAAAGAAGGTCAGAATGTCACCAACGGCACAATTCATGATTCATAACGCCAAGACTCGGACTCAGGGAGATAAGTGGGAGCATCGTCACACAGCAGATTTCCTCCAAGCGGTCGATAAGTCCATTGCGAATGCATACCGACTAAAAACAGGGTTGTCTCAGAACGAATTGAGTACCCTCATGAACCGCGAAACGTGGATGACGGCACAAGAAGCATTGGCGAAAGGGTTTATTGATGAAATCATGTTTGACGATTCGAATCAGCTCAGTGCTGTCGCGCATGCAGGCATCGAAATGATTCCCCAACAGGTGATAGACCGTGTCCGAAATGAAATTATGAAGTTCCAAACGGAAGGAGCGAGCAGTATGTTAGTAACCAATCAAACTCAAGTAATCGATCCCCAACCACCGACAGCGTCAAATACAGCAGCAGCGCCACAACCACCCGCACCGACTCAGGTACAAAATACGCAGGATGCAGCTGCACAAGAGCGGGAACGTCTTCGCGCCATTGACTCCATTGCCGCAAACATCGACCCTGCCTTAGTCAACGAAGCGAAGTATGGGGAAAACCCAATGACAGCAGCTGATCTTGCTCTCAAAGCTATACAAGAGGGCAAGATGATCAATAACGGCATATTCAATGCGGCAGTAGCAGCTAATCAAGCGTCTGGAGCTCCTGGTGTGACAGCTCAATCACAACAACAAAACACGGAAAAAGAGTATGACTTGAACAACTTGAAAGACGTGAATGCAGTCTTCCAGCAACTCGCACATGCGCATTCAATGCAGCGCCTACAAAAATAA
- a CDS encoding head decoration protein: MANISTTFGTVDNQSFFAGTEVSAMTTSVTLLAGQGKLKRGSVLGKITANGKYALVNKAATDGSQIASLVLSEDVDTTGADVNAVAYKTGVFRYDALKVAAGDSVANHKDELRTVNIHYKTDRG; the protein is encoded by the coding sequence ATGGCAAACATTTCTACTACATTTGGCACGGTGGATAATCAGTCCTTTTTCGCGGGAACGGAAGTGTCCGCAATGACCACATCTGTGACATTACTTGCTGGTCAAGGGAAGCTCAAACGCGGATCGGTACTTGGCAAGATCACCGCCAACGGGAAGTATGCGTTGGTAAATAAAGCAGCAACAGACGGAAGTCAGATCGCGTCATTGGTTTTATCTGAGGACGTGGACACAACCGGAGCTGATGTAAACGCAGTAGCGTATAAAACGGGTGTTTTTCGATATGACGCTCTGAAAGTGGCGGCCGGCGATTCAGTGGCCAACCACAAAGATGAGCTTCGCACCGTCAATATCCATTACAAAACTGATCGGGGGTAA
- a CDS encoding major capsid protein, producing the protein MKIKQSAIAGRFMSPQNAATVTGGGISIYEPQTMLPSFQRRMPVTTFLRDMFFPGEETFDTKHVLVDFYKNRQRVAPLVAEGSMPINIKRDGFETKIYTPPFINLSSPIDISMLQTRMPGEAVFGGMSPDERAVQQMNRDFLELSDMVTRREELMGAELLQTGKLTVSGYIDDAATIVRTDTIDFGFDNMINLTAGSQWNQTTSKKYEDLEEAVRKSRKAGYNPTVALLGDEAWANLRADDNFMTKFMDLRYAQFGTINPQLSIENGNGYTYIGRLTELGLDVYRYDAWYYDDTTQSLKPYIDPEKVIVAPRNIGELLYGANTFIPEGSINYVTVAGPRATKVTVNHETDVKSLIVKSRPLPKPFDVSAWSVIKTRA; encoded by the coding sequence GTGAAAATTAAACAATCTGCCATCGCAGGACGTTTTATGAGTCCGCAAAATGCCGCAACTGTTACAGGTGGTGGCATTAGCATCTACGAACCACAAACCATGCTTCCATCGTTTCAACGAAGAATGCCAGTTACAACGTTCCTTCGGGACATGTTCTTCCCTGGAGAGGAGACTTTCGATACAAAGCATGTTCTAGTGGATTTCTACAAAAACCGCCAACGTGTTGCACCACTTGTTGCAGAAGGCAGTATGCCAATTAATATCAAGCGAGATGGATTTGAAACGAAAATTTATACGCCACCTTTTATCAACCTATCTTCCCCAATTGACATCAGCATGCTACAAACTCGCATGCCTGGGGAAGCGGTATTTGGCGGTATGTCGCCAGATGAGCGGGCTGTACAACAGATGAACCGCGACTTTTTGGAGCTCTCCGACATGGTCACACGCCGCGAAGAGTTAATGGGTGCAGAACTTCTGCAGACGGGTAAACTAACAGTATCCGGTTACATTGATGATGCCGCAACGATTGTTCGTACTGATACCATCGACTTTGGGTTTGACAACATGATCAACCTTACAGCCGGAAGCCAATGGAACCAGACTACGTCCAAAAAGTATGAAGACTTGGAGGAAGCGGTCAGAAAATCTCGAAAGGCTGGATACAATCCAACTGTCGCCCTCCTTGGTGATGAGGCGTGGGCTAATCTTCGAGCAGACGATAATTTCATGACGAAGTTTATGGACCTGCGATACGCGCAATTCGGAACGATCAATCCCCAGCTCAGCATTGAGAATGGAAATGGTTATACTTACATTGGCCGTTTAACCGAACTTGGACTCGATGTGTACCGATATGATGCGTGGTACTATGATGACACAACGCAGTCTCTTAAACCATACATCGACCCCGAAAAGGTCATTGTCGCGCCACGAAATATCGGGGAGCTTTTGTACGGTGCAAATACCTTCATCCCAGAAGGTAGTATCAACTATGTTACTGTAGCAGGGCCTCGTGCGACAAAGGTAACAGTCAACCATGAGACCGATGTGAAATCTCTTATTGTGAAGAGCCGTCCATTGCCGAAGCCGTTTGACGTATCTGCATGGTCTGTTATCAAAACGCGCGCGTAG
- a CDS encoding sugar transporter, with protein sequence MSTFKDQLKADATVFLNTGEFADEIDIDGKKITGLIEPVAIGGGNRSYSYPTHDREYTEEIMLYVSRADFTFIPPVGHTLKINKKAYVIVAPPSDLEGILEIRLGGNSNP encoded by the coding sequence ATGAGCACATTCAAGGACCAACTAAAGGCGGATGCCACTGTCTTTCTCAATACAGGCGAATTTGCAGATGAAATTGACATCGACGGGAAGAAGATTACGGGATTGATTGAGCCTGTCGCGATTGGTGGGGGGAATCGATCGTACTCCTACCCGACCCATGACCGCGAATACACGGAAGAAATAATGCTCTATGTGAGCCGAGCCGATTTTACATTCATTCCACCAGTTGGACACACGTTAAAAATAAACAAAAAAGCGTATGTAATTGTAGCTCCACCTTCTGATCTTGAGGGCATTTTGGAAATCCGTCTTGGAGGGAATTCAAACCCATGA
- a CDS encoding phage tail protein gives MIDFDNSIKQRLNEAANLLAHIPKQIPKVQARAMNRALSSGKTEAAARVRDTYLVRKRDVSETMELKKASANNLDGSLESKGHVMPLIRFRVTPKSPQPGRKKPILAQVLRAGGKSPIPGAFVAKVRNVASVYRRTTPKRFPIKGLYAPAVPQMLDNEKVRKSIQNKMLETLDKRLEHEIGRVLDG, from the coding sequence ATGATTGATTTCGACAACTCCATCAAACAGAGACTGAATGAAGCGGCAAATCTTTTGGCACATATTCCGAAGCAAATTCCAAAGGTACAGGCACGGGCAATGAACCGTGCCCTGTCCAGCGGGAAAACGGAAGCGGCTGCCAGGGTGAGGGATACGTACCTTGTCCGAAAAAGAGACGTCAGCGAGACGATGGAGCTCAAAAAAGCATCCGCGAATAATCTGGACGGCAGTCTGGAATCAAAGGGCCATGTGATGCCACTGATTCGTTTTCGTGTCACGCCGAAATCGCCGCAGCCTGGTAGAAAAAAACCGATCTTGGCCCAAGTATTACGAGCTGGCGGGAAATCTCCGATTCCTGGTGCGTTTGTTGCAAAAGTCAGAAATGTGGCCTCCGTATACAGACGCACGACACCAAAGAGGTTTCCAATCAAAGGACTCTATGCACCTGCTGTACCGCAAATGCTAGACAACGAGAAGGTACGAAAATCAATACAGAATAAAATGCTGGAGACATTAGACAAGCGTCTCGAGCATGAAATAGGACGGGTGCTAGATGGTTAA